In Silene latifolia isolate original U9 population chromosome X, ASM4854445v1, whole genome shotgun sequence, the following proteins share a genomic window:
- the LOC141619448 gene encoding uncharacterized protein LOC141619448, giving the protein MSVDFNSPEFIHQLREALKNVRETEERWQPRRGERIVDAFKASDLPEFVGGADPEAYLELERKTDRLFDFKDLDDDKRCRFAILKLSKGASMWYEAMKAKRVREGKEKIDSWVSLKRKLRKRYVPSTHRLSTYRKIADFRQGKLSVSEYLDEFQNLAIMGELEEIEEQKIARFLRGLNYNIASTVELYQYSDFDTLCSLCLKVESQGKPKYGSGSNSESSKPKSWSKPESKFVGTPNNQAVSNTLTGSPKNTAGQSSKTPGKETSLAKVQCFKCQGFGHYKSACPNQRVVTLREALECRDELLAEEEQMNEFLISNDNEEGEEEVEGYEAPHVDTSLVLRTLKVDSKPIESGQRNQLFHTNCKVNDRWVSLIIDGGSCTNVASTKMVSKLSLKTTKHPRPYALHWLDNGSSVKVTKQARVNLTMGSYVDEILCDIIPMDACHILLGRPWQFDWDVLHRGRCNEYELKDKGKRIVLKPLSPQNSRVAATNTVPKAGMSLLIGERDVERDIDGGERVFLLVAKENSSYNVVLQENGRVEKLLTEFSDVFPDELPAGLPPIRCIEHQIDLIPGSSLPNKAAYRCNPEETKELQKANR; this is encoded by the coding sequence ATGTCGGTAGACTTCAACAGTCCAGAATTCATTCATCAATTACGGGAAGCTTTGAAGAATGTTCGTGAAACTGAAGAGCGTTGGCAACCTAGGAGAGGAGAACGAATTGTTGATGCATTCAAGGCGAGTGATCTTCCTGAATTCGTTGGAGGGGCTGATCCCGAGGCCTATTTGGAGTTGGAACGGAAAACCGATCGTTTATTCGATTTCAAAGACTTGGATGATGATAAGAGGTGTAGGTTTGCAATTCTGAAATTGAGCAAAGGAGCATCGATGTGGTATGAGGCGATGAAGGCTAAGAGGGTCCGAGAAGGCAAGGAGAAAATTGATTCTTGGGTGTCCCTCAAACGCAAACTACGGAAAAGGTATGTACCATCGACCCATAGGCTGTCTACTTATCGCAAAATCGCTGATTTTAGACAAGGCAAATTGAGTGTTAGCGAGTATTTAGATGAATTTCAGAATCTTGCTATTATGGGTGAATTGGAGGAAATAGAGGAACAAAAAATTGCTCGATTTTTGCGTGGTTTAAATTATAACATTGCTAGCACGGTTGAGTTATACCAATATTCTGATTTTGATACTTTGTGTAGTCTTTGTTTGAAAGTTGAATCCCAAGGGAAACCTAAGTATGGGAGTGGGTCGAATTCGGAATCGAGTAAGCCTAAATCATGGTCTAAACCCGAGTCTAAATTTGTCGGTACTCCAAATAACCAGGCCGTGTCTAACACCTTGACTGGCAGCCCTAAAAACACCGCTGGTCAGTCCTCTAAAACGCCGGGAAAAGAGACTAGTTTGGCTAAGGTTCAATGCTTTAAGTGTCAAGGATTCGGTCATTATAAAAGTGCGTGTCCTAATCAACGAGTTGTGACCTTAAGAGAAGCCTTAGAGTGTCGGGATGAGTTATTGGCCGAGGAGGAACAAATGAATGAGTTCCTGATTTCTAATGATAATGAGGAAGGGGAAGAAGAAGTAGAGGGTTATGAGGCACCTCATGTCGATACTAGTTTGGTTTTGCGAACTTTGAAAGTTGATTCTAAACCAATTGAGTCGGGACAGCGAAACCAACTGTTTCATACTAATTGTAAGGTGAATGATAGATGGGTGAGCCTAATTatcgatggagggagttgtactaACGTTGCCTCTACTAAAATGGTGTCTAAATTGAGTCTTAAGACCACAAAACATCCTCGTCCTTATGCGTTGCATTGGCTTGATAATGGTAGTAGTGTTAAAGTCACGAAACAGGCCCGGGTGAACTTAACTATGGGTTCGTATGTTGATGAGATTTTGTGTGACATTatacccatggatgcttgtcatatctTGTTGGGTCGACCTTGGCAATTTGATTGGGATGTGTTGCATCGGGGAAGGTGTAATGAATATGAATTGAAGGATAAGGGAAAACGAATTGTGCTCAAACCTTTATCACCTCAAAACAGCCGTGTTGCTGCCACAAACACGGTCCCCAAGGCTGGTATGTCGTTGTTAATTGGAGAACGGGATGTGGAGCGTGATATTGATGGTGGTGAACGTGTTTTCTTACTGGTTGCTAAAGAAAATTCGAGTtataatgttgttttgcaggaaaatGGCCGAGTTGAAAAACTCCTTACGGAGTTTAGTGATGTATTTCCCGATGAATTGCCGGCTGGTTTGCCTCCTATTCGGTgcattgaacatcaaattgaccTTATTCCGGGCTCGTCTCTCCCGAATAAAGCTGCTTATCGTTGTAACCCCGAAGAAACAAAGGAACTCCAAAAAGCAAATCGATGA